In Desulfosediminicola ganghwensis, a single window of DNA contains:
- a CDS encoding uracil-DNA glycosylase produces the protein MSRLRRVKNSDRVYNPYRKKDLLNNLRIYLNSIMDYSVERVLLVGEAPGYKGCRITGIPFTSSEQIINSAHPFFLAIRSELVFEKLESENSATIVWDFLQSRETVPLCWNSFPFHPFKAGDPNSNRAPSREELTIGLEYLQELITLFKPDRVAGIGRKGEGAIRTLSPEDDLFYIRHPSHGGKNDFIRGMERLIPN, from the coding sequence TTGAGCCGCTTGCGAAGGGTTAAAAACAGTGACCGGGTATATAACCCCTATCGCAAAAAGGATCTGCTCAACAATTTGCGGATTTATCTGAATAGCATAATGGACTATTCGGTTGAACGAGTTTTGCTGGTTGGGGAGGCGCCAGGTTATAAAGGATGCAGAATTACGGGTATTCCGTTTACCTCCAGTGAGCAGATCATCAACTCTGCCCACCCATTTTTTTTAGCAATCAGGTCTGAACTGGTATTTGAAAAACTTGAGTCGGAAAACAGCGCCACAATTGTCTGGGACTTCCTGCAGAGCAGGGAAACAGTTCCGCTTTGCTGGAATTCCTTTCCTTTTCACCCGTTCAAGGCGGGCGACCCAAATTCCAACCGCGCTCCAAGCAGGGAAGAGTTAACGATTGGTCTGGAATATCTTCAAGAGTTGATTACTCTTTTCAAGCCAGACAGAGTCGCGGGCATCGGCCGCAAGGGTGAGGGGGCGATACGAACTTTATCGCCAGAAGATGACCTTTTCTATATTCGGCATCCATCCCATGGCGGCAAAAATGATTTCATCCGTGGTATGGAGAGGCTGATTCCAAATTAA